The Loktanella sp. M215 genome includes a window with the following:
- a CDS encoding ArsR/SmtB family transcription factor, translated as MSNLVNPNGSENPLSPADMQARAQEVAVHLSMMSNANRLMVLCHLLDGEMTVGALLGRLELSQSALSQHLAKLREADLVATRRDGQTIHYRIADPKVRDMMAALYKIYCQPE; from the coding sequence ATGTCTAATTTAGTCAACCCTAATGGATCTGAAAATCCGTTGTCGCCGGCGGACATGCAGGCCCGTGCGCAAGAGGTCGCCGTTCATCTGTCGATGATGTCGAACGCAAATCGGCTGATGGTATTGTGTCATCTGCTGGATGGCGAAATGACGGTTGGTGCATTGCTAGGCCGGCTGGAGCTGAGCCAGTCCGCGCTCAGCCAGCATTTGGCCAAACTACGAGAGGCTGATTTGGTGGCGACCCGCCGAGACGGGCAGACCATTCACTACCGCATCGCGGATCCTAAGGTCCGGGACATGATGGCAGCGCTGTACAAAATCTATTGCCAGCCAGAGTAG
- a CDS encoding NADH-quinone oxidoreductase subunit N: MPIGDLSPEIAIIVAAVLALLFAAFAPRRWQAGAALIALAGILVAATLLVQQIGETRFTFSGTWAIDGASIWARLMILFATAFCILLSPGWFRTDPRHGEYYTILLLSALGAMAMAGAGDLLQLVIAVLLSSVTGYTLAAWHRDWALSVEAGMKYFLMGALANALLVTGVALVLGLLGDSGYTALSATFAAGVTPSPLLFVGFALTLVGVAFKLGAVPAQAWLPDVAEGAPVPSAAFLTVVPKIGAAIAMARLVQLVPPDALGLRPLLAVMAALTMTVGNLAALWQDDVRRLIGWSSVAQAGYLLMAVTVLGLSPDALMAVLAFVASYAIGNLAAFAVVAHLRGRTAIADYAGLARRQPIAAAALVLAFLSLVGIPPTVGFLGKLTLFLTTMQGGYLWLALLAAANTAASLFYYARIMGTMYFGTPPDTVEVLDRLSGVAMWAAAIAVLGGAVVAQFAFAAFRVSTLLPMW; encoded by the coding sequence ATGCCAATCGGCGACTTGTCCCCAGAGATCGCGATCATCGTCGCCGCGGTGCTGGCCCTGCTGTTTGCGGCCTTTGCGCCTCGCAGGTGGCAGGCGGGTGCGGCCTTGATCGCTCTGGCAGGTATTCTTGTCGCCGCCACCCTGCTGGTGCAGCAAATTGGTGAGACGCGATTTACCTTTTCCGGCACCTGGGCCATCGACGGGGCCAGCATCTGGGCGCGGCTGATGATCCTGTTCGCGACGGCGTTCTGCATCCTGCTGTCGCCCGGCTGGTTTCGCACGGACCCCCGCCACGGCGAATACTACACCATCCTGTTGCTGTCCGCTTTGGGTGCCATGGCCATGGCCGGGGCCGGCGATCTGCTGCAACTGGTGATCGCGGTGCTGCTGTCATCGGTCACCGGCTACACACTGGCCGCGTGGCACCGCGACTGGGCCCTGTCGGTCGAGGCGGGCATGAAATACTTTCTGATGGGGGCCTTGGCGAACGCCTTGCTGGTGACGGGCGTCGCGCTGGTGCTGGGACTGCTGGGCGACAGTGGCTACACCGCACTCTCGGCGACCTTCGCGGCGGGTGTTACGCCATCGCCCCTGTTGTTCGTGGGCTTCGCCCTGACGCTCGTCGGCGTGGCCTTCAAATTGGGGGCCGTGCCTGCGCAGGCGTGGTTGCCCGATGTCGCCGAAGGCGCGCCGGTCCCATCCGCCGCCTTTCTGACCGTCGTGCCAAAGATCGGGGCCGCGATCGCAATGGCGCGGCTGGTGCAACTCGTCCCGCCCGACGCATTGGGACTGCGCCCTCTGCTCGCCGTCATGGCGGCTTTGACCATGACGGTCGGCAACCTCGCCGCACTCTGGCAAGACGACGTACGTCGCCTGATCGGCTGGTCCTCGGTCGCACAGGCCGGATATCTGCTGATGGCAGTCACGGTGCTGGGCCTCAGCCCCGACGCGCTGATGGCGGTGCTGGCCTTCGTCGCCAGCTACGCCATCGGCAATCTGGCGGCCTTCGCCGTCGTGGCGCACCTGCGTGGGCGCACGGCGATCGCGGACTATGCCGGGTTGGCGCGGCGACAACCCATCGCGGCTGCAGCGCTTGTCCTGGCATTCCTGTCGCTGGTCGGTATCCCGCCGACCGTCGGATTTCTGGGCAAGCTGACGCTGTTTCTGACAACGATGCAGGGCGGCTACCTGTGGTTGGCCTTGCTTGCCGCGGCGAATACCGCGGCGTCATTGTTCTATTATGCGCGCATCATGGGGACCATGTATTTTGGAACGCCGCCTGACACCGTAGAGGTTCTGGACCGTCTCAGCGGGGTCGCGATGTGGGCGGCTGCCATCGCGGTCCTGGGCGGTGCCGTTGTCGCACAATTCGCGTTCGCCGCCTTCCGCGTCAGCACCCTGTTGCCGATGTGGTAA
- a CDS encoding NADH-quinone oxidoreductase subunit J family protein: MTKDILFYALSALAIWSGWRVFRVDSMIRATFALMVSFIAVGGIALLMSADYIGVATVFMMAVEMMVMGLFMVMFMMNPAGLNPMQMVHQYRFSIGAGIAAFVGLTVAILTTPLPDNPLPPGGDTLRDLGFELLGNSMLIFETAGVTLLATMVGAVVLSSASGRFGSAGQGSVPPGLTAGGPPAGRKAEDGKGHGGHAGHGMSMQKKPAMQAHDDHGKGH, from the coding sequence ATGACAAAGGATATCTTGTTCTACGCCCTCTCCGCACTCGCGATCTGGAGCGGTTGGCGGGTCTTTCGGGTCGATTCCATGATTCGCGCGACATTTGCGCTGATGGTGTCCTTTATCGCTGTAGGTGGCATCGCGCTGCTGATGTCGGCCGATTACATTGGCGTCGCCACCGTGTTCATGATGGCGGTCGAGATGATGGTCATGGGCCTGTTCATGGTCATGTTCATGATGAACCCCGCTGGCCTGAACCCGATGCAGATGGTCCACCAGTATCGCTTCTCCATCGGGGCCGGGATCGCCGCCTTCGTCGGCCTGACCGTTGCGATCCTGACGACACCGCTGCCCGATAACCCGTTGCCGCCGGGCGGCGACACGCTGCGCGATCTCGGGTTCGAACTTCTCGGTAACTCCATGCTGATTTTTGAGACGGCGGGCGTGACCCTTCTGGCAACAATGGTCGGTGCCGTCGTGCTGTCGAGCGCGAGTGGACGCTTCGGCTCGGCCGGGCAAGGCTCCGTCCCGCCCGGCCTGACCGCAGGCGGTCCCCCGGCGGGTCGCAAGGCCGAAGACGGCAAGGGCCACGGTGGCCACGCCGGCCACGGCATGAGCATGCAGAAAAAGCCCGCGATGCAGGCCCATGACGATCACGGAAAGGGCCACTGA
- a CDS encoding DUF6691 family protein, whose translation MRTFTGLIAGLIFGLGLIISGMADPAKVFNFLDILGPWDPSLAFVMGGASLTAFIGYRLIWSRDEPVMNNEFDLPGSQQIDAPLLIGSAVFGIGWGIGGFCPGPAWTALSTMTGSILLFLPAMVLGIIVGGRAKNLSIFQAKGSKR comes from the coding sequence ATGCGTACATTCACTGGATTGATCGCTGGACTGATCTTTGGACTCGGGCTCATTATCTCGGGCATGGCGGATCCGGCCAAAGTCTTTAACTTTCTCGATATATTGGGGCCGTGGGACCCCAGCTTGGCCTTCGTCATGGGTGGCGCGTCGCTGACGGCGTTCATCGGCTACCGCCTGATCTGGAGCCGTGATGAACCAGTCATGAACAATGAATTCGATCTGCCTGGATCGCAGCAAATCGACGCACCTCTTTTGATTGGGTCGGCGGTGTTCGGCATCGGCTGGGGCATTGGCGGCTTTTGCCCGGGTCCCGCGTGGACGGCGCTGTCTACGATGACTGGCAGTATCCTCCTGTTTCTACCTGCGATGGTTCTAGGAATCATCGTCGGTGGACGGGCAAAAAATCTCTCCATCTTCCAAGCGAAAGGATCAAAACGATGA
- a CDS encoding YeeE/YedE family protein: MEPVVTTAFTPWLSLLGGVLIGISAVMVMGMFGKIAGITGITKGIVATLPLAGGPDDRAWRIAFLAGLILSPLLVVMATGSYPKATIPPSLIGMAVAGLLVGIGTSLGSGCTSGHGVCGIARLSRRSFAAVASFLATAVTTTTVLRHVF; encoded by the coding sequence ATGGAGCCTGTCGTTACCACCGCATTCACCCCTTGGCTATCTTTGCTAGGCGGCGTGCTGATTGGAATCAGCGCCGTCATGGTCATGGGGATGTTCGGCAAGATCGCGGGCATCACCGGTATTACAAAGGGTATTGTCGCTACCCTGCCCCTCGCTGGCGGACCCGACGACCGGGCATGGCGCATCGCGTTTCTGGCCGGCCTGATCCTGTCCCCGCTGCTGGTTGTCATGGCAACAGGTTCCTATCCGAAGGCGACGATCCCCCCCAGCCTGATCGGCATGGCCGTTGCGGGTCTTCTGGTGGGCATCGGCACATCGCTTGGTTCGGGTTGTACATCGGGTCACGGCGTCTGCGGGATCGCCCGTCTGTCACGCAGGTCTTTCGCGGCAGTAGCGTCGTTTCTGGCGACCGCCGTCACCACGACGACCGTGCTGCGGCACGTTTTCTAA
- a CDS encoding NADH-quinone oxidoreductase subunit 5 family protein: MLWLIPLFPIVTGAVIAAMGDRSRRWLGTVAVVVLGATLCLTLLAAAQGWTATLIWSDAIRLSAALTPLSAAIALMVPTVALAVVFHATQHEAAQGIGRLTGLMILFTGGMQLVVVAGDLLTLLIGWELIGACSWALIAHKWRAIENPRSGLYAFVVTRFGDLGLFAAAMALFAGTRSFDYAGIATLSGPLAFIVAYGILLSAASKAGQVPFAPWLFRAMAGPSSVSALLHAATLVAAGAYIIARLHPSLSVVPGWQATTIAIGLTTALTGGVTGVLQNHAKRLLAASTSAQLGFMFVAIGAGYPGVAALHLIVHATFKAPLFLVAGAAGDATGSYRLDRMRLGRIMPLIAGLAVIAAAGLAGLPLTGGGWSKEEIVKAAEHADFWLSVGVMIGGALSAAYATRFVLLAFGRRSDEDRDIAAPGWSETAGLAGLGALTLATGLLWVWPPSDTLAAATGFTLPEGSTLGLVLSLICVAVGVASGIYVVRHNPALGRTGAAAAASDWLGLPTLITRGVVLPFDALARAAARLDDDILDAGPRRVAALARRGSRAIAATDNRVVDKGVRATAAFGDWLARIADRFGEALSDGIPEGTADITGMLGREARRLQSGLSHHYYAYIVCGIFAVVAILAAGA; encoded by the coding sequence ATGCTCTGGCTGATCCCCCTTTTTCCGATCGTCACCGGCGCTGTGATCGCAGCGATGGGCGACCGGTCGCGGCGCTGGCTGGGCACGGTTGCTGTCGTGGTCTTGGGCGCCACGCTGTGTCTGACGCTGCTGGCCGCCGCACAGGGCTGGACCGCGACACTGATCTGGAGCGATGCAATCCGTCTGTCCGCCGCACTCACGCCGCTGTCGGCCGCCATTGCGCTGATGGTGCCGACGGTGGCGCTCGCGGTGGTGTTTCATGCGACCCAGCACGAGGCCGCGCAGGGCATCGGACGTCTGACCGGACTGATGATCCTGTTCACGGGCGGGATGCAGCTGGTCGTCGTCGCGGGCGATCTTTTGACGTTGTTGATCGGATGGGAATTGATCGGTGCCTGTTCATGGGCGCTGATCGCGCACAAGTGGCGCGCCATCGAAAACCCTCGGTCTGGCCTTTACGCCTTTGTCGTCACCCGGTTTGGCGATCTGGGCCTTTTCGCCGCCGCGATGGCCCTGTTTGCAGGGACCAGATCGTTTGACTATGCCGGGATCGCGACGCTGTCAGGGCCATTGGCGTTCATTGTCGCCTACGGGATTTTGCTGTCCGCCGCATCGAAGGCAGGACAGGTGCCGTTCGCGCCCTGGCTGTTTCGCGCAATGGCAGGGCCAAGCTCTGTATCCGCCCTGCTGCACGCCGCAACGCTGGTGGCGGCCGGAGCCTACATCATCGCGCGCCTGCATCCATCCCTGTCGGTCGTCCCGGGGTGGCAGGCAACGACCATCGCGATCGGCCTGACGACAGCATTGACAGGCGGCGTCACCGGCGTCCTGCAAAACCACGCCAAACGCCTTCTGGCGGCTTCGACCTCTGCCCAGTTGGGATTCATGTTTGTCGCTATCGGTGCGGGCTACCCCGGTGTGGCGGCGCTTCACCTGATCGTTCATGCGACCTTCAAGGCCCCGCTTTTCCTTGTCGCCGGCGCAGCTGGCGATGCGACAGGCAGTTACCGGCTGGACCGGATGCGGCTGGGGCGGATCATGCCGCTGATCGCCGGCCTTGCGGTGATCGCCGCGGCAGGTCTCGCGGGCCTGCCACTGACCGGCGGCGGCTGGAGCAAGGAAGAAATCGTCAAGGCCGCAGAGCACGCAGATTTCTGGCTCTCGGTCGGCGTCATGATCGGCGGTGCCCTCAGTGCCGCCTATGCGACCCGGTTCGTGCTGCTGGCGTTTGGCCGTCGCAGTGACGAGGACCGCGACATCGCGGCCCCCGGTTGGTCGGAAACCGCAGGTCTTGCCGGACTTGGCGCCCTGACGCTGGCGACCGGTCTGCTGTGGGTGTGGCCCCCGTCCGACACGCTGGCGGCAGCAACCGGATTCACCCTGCCCGAAGGCAGCACACTGGGCCTCGTCCTCTCGCTGATCTGCGTGGCTGTGGGGGTCGCCTCCGGCATCTACGTCGTGCGCCACAACCCCGCCCTTGGCCGCACCGGCGCTGCGGCGGCCGCGTCGGATTGGCTTGGCCTGCCGACGCTGATCACACGGGGCGTGGTGCTGCCGTTCGATGCGCTGGCACGCGCTGCCGCACGTTTGGACGACGACATACTCGATGCCGGACCCCGTCGCGTTGCCGCGCTGGCCCGACGCGGATCAAGGGCGATTGCCGCCACGGACAACCGGGTCGTCGACAAGGGCGTCCGCGCCACCGCCGCCTTTGGCGACTGGCTGGCCCGGATCGCCGACCGCTTCGGAGAAGCGCTGTCGGACGGCATACCCGAAGGCACGGCCGATATCACCGGCATGCTGGGGCGCGAGGCACGACGCCTGCAATCCGGCCTGTCACATCACTACTACGCCTACATCGTCTGCGGCATCTTTGCCGTCGTCGCCATACTCGCTGCAGGAGCCTGA
- the nuoK gene encoding NADH-quinone oxidoreductase subunit NuoK: MTLTALLIVAAALFGIGLFGALSQKSFVMLMMGLELMLNGTLLATVGFWAYSLGGLPKGQLLAILIMAVMAVELAIGFALVVAVYRKRQADVIESIKTLKN, from the coding sequence ATGACCCTGACGGCCCTTCTGATTGTCGCCGCGGCATTGTTCGGCATTGGCCTGTTCGGCGCGCTGTCGCAGAAGTCCTTCGTCATGCTGATGATGGGGCTGGAGCTGATGCTGAACGGGACCCTTCTGGCGACCGTCGGATTCTGGGCCTATAGCCTTGGCGGTTTGCCAAAGGGGCAGTTGCTGGCGATCCTGATCATGGCCGTGATGGCGGTCGAACTGGCCATCGGCTTTGCGCTGGTCGTGGCGGTCTATCGCAAGCGGCAGGCGGACGTCATCGAATCCATCAAGACCTTGAAGAACTGA
- a CDS encoding proton-conducting transporter transmembrane domain-containing protein, producing the protein MPCPSRCSRWPRSCGGAIVALGQTNLKRRIAYTSVNHMGYTVLGIAAAGAMLAGAENARSLALTGAVVEMVAHGLITGALFLIAGGFWARSQTYDLDAFGGLAGVAPKLTVAAVIAAFASLGLPGLAGFVAEVQIFVGAFAVFPVIAAIGLLGILITAALFLRLLQQVFFGDLPTARKGFPDLSRREGAVLSLLLFLVVLIGIYPRWLLDLIGSATRAIVGG; encoded by the coding sequence ATGCCCTGCCCATCGCGCTGTTCGCGCTGGCCTCGATCCTGTGGGGGGGCCATCGTGGCACTGGGGCAGACCAACTTGAAACGCCGCATCGCCTACACCTCGGTCAATCACATGGGCTATACCGTGCTGGGGATCGCCGCCGCCGGGGCCATGCTGGCCGGTGCAGAGAATGCGCGGTCCCTTGCCCTGACCGGTGCCGTGGTCGAAATGGTAGCCCATGGCCTGATTACCGGTGCCTTGTTTCTGATCGCAGGCGGGTTCTGGGCGCGCAGCCAGACCTACGATCTTGACGCCTTTGGCGGATTGGCGGGCGTTGCACCAAAACTGACCGTCGCCGCCGTCATTGCGGCCTTCGCCAGCCTTGGCCTGCCGGGACTGGCAGGTTTCGTGGCCGAGGTGCAGATCTTCGTCGGCGCCTTTGCCGTGTTCCCCGTGATCGCAGCCATCGGCCTTCTGGGTATCCTGATCACGGCCGCGCTGTTCCTGCGGCTCTTGCAGCAGGTCTTTTTCGGCGATCTGCCGACCGCGCGGAAAGGCTTTCCCGACCTTAGCCGCCGCGAGGGGGCCGTCCTGTCGTTGCTGTTGTTCCTCGTCGTGCTGATCGGCATCTATCCGCGCTGGCTGCTGGATCTGATCGGCAGCGCAACCCGTGCGATCGTCGGAGGATAG
- a CDS encoding MBL fold metallo-hydrolase, producing the protein MTSELEQRVVRHSPSTGAGSPHVWGIYEPDTGSIQYICADPATWKAALIDVVWNFDPASFATSTQSIDQVLNLVKKHGLTVERVLDTHPHADHVMASAHLKARIGAPNAIGAKVREIAQLWRDYYNTPDAFDPEADFDDLFEDGATFDVGDLTVRVMLSPGHTLGSITYVCGDAAFVHDTFMQPDSGTSRADFPGGSADDLWQTLQAILDLPGNTRLFVGHDYGADGRDRPEWEATVDDHKARNVHVKDGTAKADYIKTRTDRDKTLALPDRMLAALQINLRAGRLPDAESDGGHYLKMPVDKF; encoded by the coding sequence ATGACATCTGAACTTGAACAGCGGGTCGTCAGGCATTCCCCTTCGACTGGCGCGGGCAGCCCTCACGTCTGGGGCATCTATGAACCCGACACTGGGTCGATCCAGTATATTTGTGCCGATCCGGCCACCTGGAAGGCCGCCCTGATCGACGTGGTCTGGAACTTCGATCCGGCGAGTTTCGCGACAAGCACGCAAAGCATCGATCAGGTGCTGAACCTGGTGAAAAAACATGGACTGACCGTCGAACGCGTCCTCGATACCCATCCGCACGCGGATCACGTCATGGCCTCGGCCCACCTGAAGGCAAGAATAGGTGCCCCAAACGCCATCGGCGCGAAAGTGCGGGAGATCGCACAGCTCTGGCGGGACTACTATAACACGCCTGATGCCTTCGATCCCGAAGCGGATTTCGACGACCTGTTCGAGGATGGTGCTACCTTCGATGTAGGCGACCTGACCGTGCGAGTCATGCTTTCTCCAGGGCACACGTTGGGGTCGATCACCTATGTTTGCGGAGATGCGGCGTTCGTGCACGACACCTTCATGCAGCCGGACAGCGGCACATCGCGGGCAGACTTTCCCGGCGGTAGCGCAGACGATCTGTGGCAGACGCTGCAGGCGATTCTTGACCTGCCCGGCAACACGCGGCTGTTCGTCGGTCACGATTACGGTGCCGACGGGCGTGACAGACCCGAATGGGAGGCGACGGTTGACGATCACAAAGCGCGCAACGTGCATGTCAAGGATGGCACCGCGAAGGCCGACTACATCAAGACCCGAACGGATCGCGACAAGACGCTGGCGCTACCAGACCGTATGTTGGCGGCCTTGCAGATCAATCTGCGGGCGGGACGTCTGCCCGATGCCGAATCCGACGGCGGCCACTACCTGAAGATGCCCGTCGACAAGTTTTGA